The nucleotide sequence atattgaTCCCGTTACTATGACATGACGACAACTCCTCCCAGCTACAATGAAGGATTATTAACACCATAACCATATCAAGAGTGGAAAGAAATTACACGATGCCGCGCACGGTGGAATCCCACACTGTACCTTTGGCTGCGGAGGCGGGAATCTCCTCACGTGACTCATCGCCGTCCTTATAAATAAGGTAAGCATTAAGGTCTCCTCATGCAGAGGTACCTCGGTGCTCTATAGCTTAGAGATCAAGAAAATTAAGATCGAAGTGacaaaaaatgattttgacCATGCACACATTTCAGCGGTTTTCACTATTTTTTGCTGCGATGCTCATGTGCGCTTTCGGAGCTCCAGTGCGAGTCACCGAGACGGACTTCACGGAGGGGAAAACACTGGCATTAAGGCTAAATGATAAGGCGAGACAGTTATATGCAGAGGTGAGTGCCAGCATGAATTCAGAGACATTTCCCACATGTTTCTCAGCctgcattatgtgtgtgtgtgtgtgtgtgtttttcttcatttGGATGATTTGGATAAACATAATCAAACATCATATTTAGGATTACACTCACatagaaataaagtaaaataaataaatataccaaGATTTTTCTCTTCTGTCATACCATTTATTATTTGACCTAGAAAGGTGCATGTaacttttatcttttaattagattacaattaaatgttaattacaGCAATATAAACAGTTAGTGGTTAAATGTAGAGGAAACATTTAAATTTGCTTTGAAATTGTAGCTAAaggatacatttaaaaaaaaaaaatcaccgaTGTTGTTCCCTTTATATCTTAATATAGTTTTAGTTCAGCTTTAATAATGGTCATGGAATATGTATGAGGTACCTTTATAATTAAGGTACATAATCGTGCCATACTTAGATTTGTGTACGGTACATTGTCACTATATACACCTTTATAGGTAAATgatactaaaaaaaagaaaagtgcaaaGGTATGTGTTTATGATTAAGATATGAGTGAAAAGGATTTTCACTCTATGAACTGCATgataatgtacatttaaaaaaaatctaattgcatttttttgttacaaaaatAACATCATAACAGTTAATacttattttgttattttaaaaaaatctgttggcAATCTAATAAGTATTTATTCTGCCTTTTTCAGGTCGAGACCCCGAACGAGGTGGCTGCAGTCAGCGACCCTCCAATGATGatcaggcctgaggacagttGTGATCCTGATAGTCTTAAGACCAAACCAGAGGTAAATCCTTTTCCTTGTCCACTTGCTCTCATCAATGACTTATGGTTGAGACAAGACACAGCAGAGAATTTCAAGGGGTTAACGGTCTGATCAGTAGCCCAGTGCATTAAACACTAAAGCAAATAGTATTAAGCATACATAACATTGTTAAGTTGCATTAGAGCTTAGCAGGTTTAATGTTAGAATACATCATAgttattatgttgtatttaaccaatcattatatatttaatacaataatatattgGCTTATTGATTCATTTTATCTGTTTCTTTGATTTCAGATTTGCCTGTCCAGGGTTGTTCTTGCTTTAAAGAACTATAGCAGGATCTTTGGGGACAGTGGAATATTTCAAGGCCAAAACACTAACTGTGAAAAGTGGAGAGCAAATGCTACAGATATAGCTGACGTGGCAGAACAAATCCTAGAGACACTTAAGGTAacgtttattttaaaaaagtgtctttaaattaagaataaaagGAATTTTATGATACAAGTAAAGTTAGTCTTGAGGTAGAAGTGATGGGTGGGTATCGGATTTGATTAATGTTCTAGgggaatttatatataataagcttaaatttaaacattaaatattaagattctgaattaaaatttacagTTTGACACATTCTCCATTTGttggtttttaaaaagtaaaatcatCTGTTATCTTTCTTTCAATTTGTGATCGATGCATTATTTCTGCTAACTTTACACTCTAAACACAGGAGCCGTCTGAGACTCCGACACCTATAATGGTGGAAAACTGGATGGCCGAGGGCTACCTGTGCCGCGACAGCGTCGAGCGTCTGTTCTCCTTCTCCGTCGTGACAGCTCGTGTTTTTAGCCATTTGTCCTCTCTTCAGCAGTCAGCTTAAGGGGATAAAAACACTGAATGGTTAACGATTATTTATCGTGATCATGTTGGTCAAAATTTGTTAAACCTGCtgcattttaaagaaatgttctCATAAGTTATGAGGTAATGAATAATTGAATCGTATATCTATAAGGataacttatttttaaaaacagttcttTGCGTTTGCATAATATATTGTCTATTtattaagatatttattttaacaatatttattgttatttattgatCCATCAGTTTGATATGTGCTGAGGccattacagtatgttacaatgtaactttctaaaatgtatttaataaactgATCAACATAATGCTCACTTCCGTGTACTTTTCCCTCTCTTTTAACTGCACTTCCTATGAAATCATTACCTATAGAAGAACTCGGTCCTGAGCCTAGCAGTGCACCAATAAGGAAATGACAAGGTTAATAGGACTGAATTTCCCAATCTGCAGTCAAAGTCGgtaagaagaggaggaaggtgTGCTTTCCAAAAACTTTCCCATTATATCTGAATGGCTTCCTGATACATTATAAAGAAACCATGTATTACGTCACATAAGGTGTTCTGGATCAATTATAGAACACAACCTTTAatgttgatttttaaaatgtgcttaaagacagtaaaaaaaaaaagatataaaggaCCATGTTTGAAAATGAGCTTGTTGTTTCCTGTTTGGCCTGTTACACAATGCGGAAGTGGAAACAACAAACCTCGCAacgtataaaacatataaaagtaaaatatatttaaaaaatatattctaaCATATACTCCGaagtatatgcagtatataccCCGAATCATTGTAGtaaacagaaacaaagaaaaaaaaatgaagtaaatTCTACTTCTTAGTTTTCGCTCGCGAACCTTGGATACCGTACCAATCAAAACACAGGAAGGAAAATAGACAGGTCAAACCGACCAATCAGAAATTTATAAGGCGGAACAAGCAGGGATCttaataatttctttatttagcgTTAGTTTATGCTTAATTATATAaaccatatatataaaaattttattttataccaaaataaaataaaaaattatcaaataaaaatatatatatctaatTTGTAATTGCTAGTTTTGTAAGCGAAGATATTGGACAAATCAGAAGCGCACAAGGGAGGTGTCAGCAAGAAAACCGCGACCAATCAGAAACAGCAGGGGGCGGGGAAAAGGGGGGGATTTCGTGACTTCCTGGTTACAGCCGAGGTGGGTGTCTTGTCTTCTGGTAACGTTCCTTATTTAGTTGTTTACTCAATTAAGTTTTctggttttaaatttaaagtgtaTGTATCGCTTTAATGGAATGTTAAGCCACAGATTATGGTGTCAAATGCTAAATTCAGTGCTGAGTGTCAATTCAGGGAGTCGCTTTACGAGTTTGTTAGCAAGGCTTGTTAGCTAACTAGCCTCCTTATGTGATTTAAAAGGTAGTTAATATAATTGTTAATAtagcgcgtgcacacacaagATTTGTTTCTACATACTACGTATAGGTATAACTTTGGAATACTAAAAACTAAATGTGTCAATAAACCCTCGCACGTGCACAAATTAGTTTGAAAAAATGATGCCGAAGGTCCAAGTCGAACAAGCAGTGACgtaaaaataaattccagaACATTCCATCccgtaatatttaaaaaattctagTTATTTTCAAAATCAAAGCGTTTATCAGATCCTGGAGTACTCTCCCTAATCTAACAGACTTTGCTGacgtcataaaaaaaagaaagaaaaaaatccatgtgTGTTTGTATCAGATTTCATCATTATTGTGTAAACAACATGggtattggtggctcagtgctaggtttctcacctgccatgcagaagtcttgggttcgatttccaaaccccagccattggatgcagtactggtcccaagcccggataaaatatGAAGGTTGCATCAGGAgtggcatccggcgtaaaacctaaAAAGGTTGTTTACATTTCCCACAATGCCACTGCGGCTACCTTATGTGATGAAGCAGCGCTTTAGTCTGTTCAGCTCTGTCACCTTGTCGTCTGTGCGCTTTGCTCAAGTGGcagggggtagctcagtggtaaaggcattggactacggttcgaaagatcccaggttcaaaccccacaaccaccaagttgccactgttggatccttgagcaaggcccttaaccctcaactgctcagatgtataatgagataaaaatgtaagtcgctctggataagagcgtctgccaaatgcctaaatgtaaatgtttccaGCGCTCTGGCTTTTGTGCTAAAACTGGGATCGACGCCATCACACTTGTTACCTGAACCCGAGTGTGTGGTGTAACTCTCAACACTTCAGTCCAGCATCTGAACCAATGCCTTTTATAACTTTTATGCTGAATTTATTGATATGACATTgaattagaaataaattattaataacaaataTTTCAGTATAAGCTTGTTTGACGCATGTGCAGTTGGAATGTTTTTGGAAGTTTATAATTATACTAATTATAGTTTACTAATTATAAAAGCCATTAGAGAGcagaaatacaaatatatactctTGGGTCTCTGAAACGTAAAAAacaaagtccttttttttttttttttttacattgttttgtctctcgctttttttttttttttacagcgttTGCAGAATGAATGTGGGCGTCGCTCACAGCGAGGTGAACCCCAACACGCGGGTGATGAACAGCAGGGGGATTTGGCTCACCTACCTGCTGCTGACCGTCGTCTTACACATCGTGTTACTGAGCATCCCGTTCGTCAGCGTGCCTATCGTCTGGACTCTAACCAACGTCATTCACAATCTGGTCAGTCCATGCAAGATGCATTTGGTTTACTTATGgctatatttttctttatatacactgcctggccaaatatatatatattaaagcgCTGTTTCAGAAAGGTTGAAATATTGATCTgaattaagcaaagaaaacagctgAGGAGATTTGAATGACTGGAACTGGAATTATCACATAATTGGTGCAGTAGCATTATAAAAAAAGGACagtacttctactactactgaTGTTTAATGGtggttggaatccagtaggttaGATTACCATAAACTATAGGTCTCATTGTTCCTTATCTTCCCGGACTCTTAAAGCCAATTTTCCAGCCCAGCCTtccttaaaacatttaatgctCCCTTCCCTGATCTTGTCTTGTTCTGTGTCTCGAACACTTATTTggcacttccacacacactATCTTCTCAACACTTGTTTTTTCCTATTTTAGATTCCTCAAAGTGAATAAGCTGTTGAATATAGTGGtaatgatgaaaaataaaaagaactaaAATATGATCTGTGCTTTTTAGGCACTCGGgcatttaaacagcaaaatcaatgaccacgtttgcttttttactttctctgcGTCGCGCGTCAAGCCAGCCAAAATTCAAACAcaatcgctaatccatttgcaattgcatttccaacacgttacaCGGAAACCTGAGTGACGTCACTCGCCGTCGCCAACCAAGAGGGGGGGAATATGAACAATGGAGGTGAACCGCAGTAAAGTTGTGACAAATTATACACGAAAATTAAGACAcgtaatacaaattctcatataatgtttattttgtggaacatttattttggaggggtttgtcatgtaatacaaaaatgtttacactaaataaatattgtttataataaaaaatgacaacgatttttattataaaaaagaaacaaaaattttttgtaatagcttctctgtccacttcagagtaagaaaatatgcgatttgtcatttttgtgtgtttatttcttgataaacaaATGAGATAATCTCGATTCACCCCCATTGCTCAAATTCCCCCctcttggtcggcgactgcgagtgacatcactccccacacaatcccgccccaaagtatagacccgccc is from Clarias gariepinus isolate MV-2021 ecotype Netherlands chromosome 22, CGAR_prim_01v2, whole genome shotgun sequence and encodes:
- the LOC128510325 gene encoding interleukin-23 subunit alpha-like, producing the protein MLMCAFGAPVRVTETDFTEGKTLALRLNDKARQLYAEVETPNEVAAVSDPPMMIRPEDSCDPDSLKTKPEICLSRVVLALKNYSRIFGDSGIFQGQNTNCEKWRANATDIADVAEQILETLKEPSETPTPIMVENWMAEGYLCRDSVERLFSFSVVTARVFSHLSSLQQSA